The Oenanthe melanoleuca isolate GR-GAL-2019-014 chromosome 15, OMel1.0, whole genome shotgun sequence genome contains a region encoding:
- the CLDN5 gene encoding claudin-5, with product MTSAAVEILGLGLGILGWVGVILACGLPMWQVSAFIDVNIVVAQTIWEGLWMSCVVQSTGQMQCKVYDSILALPPEVQAGRALTVIVALLGLVALMVTVVGAQCTNCIRPGKMKSRIVIAGGAIYILCGVLVLIPLCWFANIVISDFYDPTVPSSKKREMGAALYIGWAATALLLFGGCLICCCSCSQRDETSFPVKYSAPRRPTSNGEYDKKNYV from the coding sequence ATGACATCGGCGGCGGTGGAAATTTTGGGGCTGGGACTAGGCATCCTGGGCTGGGTAGGGGTGATCCTGGCCTGCGGATTGCCCATGTGGCAAGTGTCGGCCTTCATCGACGTGAACATCGTGGTGGCGCAGACCatctgggaagggctgtggatgAGCTGCGtggtgcagagcacagggcagatgcagTGCAAGGTGTACGACTCCATCCTGGCGCTGCCGCCCGAGGTGCAGGCGGGCCGAGCGCTCACCGTCATcgtggcactgctggggctggtggctcTGATGGTGACCGTGGTGGGCGCGCAGTGCACCAACTGCATCCGGCCCGGGAAAATGAAGTCTCGCATCGTGATAGCCGGCGGGGCCATCTACATCCTCTGCGGAGTCCTGGTCCTCATCCCGCTCTGCTGGTTCGCCAACATCGTCATCAGTGACTTCTACGACCCCACCGTGCCGTCGTCCAAGAAGCGAGAGATGGGGGCCGCGCTCTACATCGGCTGGGCGGCCACGGCCCTGCTGCTCTTCGGGGGCTGcctcatctgctgctgctcctgctcccagcgCGACGAGACCTCCTTCCCCGTTAAGTACTCGGCGCCGCGGCGGCCCACGTCCAACGGCGAGTACGACAAGAAGAACTACGTCTGA